A DNA window from Theobroma cacao cultivar B97-61/B2 chromosome 5, Criollo_cocoa_genome_V2, whole genome shotgun sequence contains the following coding sequences:
- the LOC18600348 gene encoding phosphoglycerate mutase-like protein AT74 produces the protein MQENNLNHHNCRLLPKRIILVRHGESDGNLDTSAYSTTPDHKISLTEQGRAQARQAGSHLRDLISGHGSCSDWRVYFYVSPYERTLSTLREIGKSFSKKRVIGVREECRIREQDFGNFQVEGRMKVIKETREKFGRFFYRFPEGESAADVFDRVSSFLESLWRDIDLNRLHNDPSHDLNLIIISHGLAARVFLMKWFKWTVKQFELLNNLGNCEIRVMELGHGGEYSLAIHHTDEELLEWGLSPEMIEDQKWRIHSDKASWNDHCSYYLNSFFDHQLDSDEDVTKVDIDSDDDSRKN, from the exons atgcaAGAGAATAACCTTAACCACCATAACTGCAGGCTGTTACCCAAACGCATAATCCTGGTCCGGCATGGTGAATCCGATGGCAACTTAGACACCTCGGCCTACTCGACAACCCCGGACCACAAGATCTCCTTAACCGAACAAGGCCGTGCCCAAGCCCGCCAGGCAGGCTCCCATCTCCGGGACCTCATCTCCGGCCACGGGTCTTGCTCTGATTGGCGGGTCTACTTCTACGTCTCTCCTTACGAGCGCACCCTATCCACGCTACGGGAGATCGGGAAATCGTTTTCCAAGAAAAGGGTGATTGGGGTAAGGGAAGAGTGTAGGATTAGAGAACAGgactttgggaattttcagGTGGAGGGAAGGATGAAAGTTATAAAGGAGACGAGGGAAAAGTTTGGAAGGTTCTTTTATAGGTTCCCTGAAGGTGAATCTGCTGCTGATGTTTTTGATCGTGTTTCCA GTTTTCTTGAATCTCTATGGAGAGACATAGACTTGAACAGGCTTCACAATGATCCTTCTCATGACTTGAATCTCATAATAATCTCACACGGGCTAGCCGCACGGGTGTTTTTGATGAAGTGGTTCAAGTGGACGGTTAAGCAATTCGAGCTCTTGAATAATCTAGGCAATTGTGAGATTCGAGTTATGGAATTGGGACATGGTGGAGAATATAGCTTAGCAATCCATCACACCGATGAAGAGTTGCTAGAATGGGGACTCTCCCCAGAAATGATCGAAGACCAGAAATGGCGAATCCACTCCGACAAGGCTAGTTGGAATGATCATTGTAGCTACTATCTGAACTCATTTTTTGACCACCAATTAGACTCAGATGAAGATGTCACAAAGGTTGATATTGACTCAGATGATGATAGCAGAAAAAATTGA
- the LOC18600349 gene encoding uncharacterized protein LOC18600349 has protein sequence MKYPTKMVQSFLGLCHRLYDFIIECLATYAMRSVTLGQSSHQASAQETPFEVASLQDKVEPDPAHDHKKVAQEIPFEDASLLDKVEPDPAHDHKKVAQEIPFEDANLQDKVEPDPAHDHKMPAQEMGGHASVSSEPSKEKENEEEAATRAQAPKKMVSINDKVEEMAASRKKSRKKKGTEKMGSFDQEIDEPKPLKSILKPGI, from the coding sequence ATGAAATATCCCACAAAAATGGTTCAAAGCTTTCTTGGCCTTTGCCACAGGCTCTACGACTTCATCATTGAATGTCTAGCAACATACGCCATGAGAAGTGTAACGTTAGGCCAAAGTTCTCATCAGGCTTCAGCTCAGGAAACACCATTTGAAGTTGCAAGTTTGCAGGACAAAGTAGAGCCAGATCCAGCCCATGATCATAAAAAAGTTGCTCAAGAAATACCATTTGAAGATGCAAGTTTGCTGGACAAAGTAGAGCCAGATCCAGCCCATGATCATAAAAAAGTTGCTCAAGAAATACCATTCGAAGATGCAAATTTGCAGGACAAAGTAGAGCCAGATCCAGCCCATGATCATAAAATGCCTGCTCAAGAAATGGGCGGTCATGCTAGCGTTTCCTCCGAACCATccaaggaaaaggaaaatgaagaggaaGCTGCAACTCGAGCTCAAGCTCCAAAGAAAATGGTCAGCATAAATGACAAGGTAGAGGAGATGGCAGCAAGCAGGAAGAAAagtagaaagaagaaaggaacaGAAAAAATGGGTTCATTTGACCAAGAAATAGATGAGCCAAAACCTTTGAAATCGATTTTAAAGCCGGGTATCTAA
- the LOC18600350 gene encoding 39S ribosomal protein L45, mitochondrial — protein MKRMALLRRFNTIRSLYQTFELRESSSFLLRSSRSYITGSSNVPQFYSHGASSCLYKTDTNALPWTCRSAMTLRSTMAAEFLIFLNDKKSVSTQAKAPAQARQMGALKVSMTSPGFVYEPYAPGEPISFWKRYFTRSGWRRTKDDIKSELKSAYAIAKLRRSGYSKNQFYKEAVELFKEINTLMANGDKTTLRKVVTENMFSALKNEIKKRESVWSQVYWEMVEPIVKIRTLRARLIGVDKNDINKAFIQLTLEFLSKQKFEAYDSKGAVVAGDRTKEVLVRDIWVFEKSLFHPGAYWRLCGRIKV, from the exons TGGCTCTTTTACGAAGATTCAACACGATTCGTTCTCTTTATCAAACCTTTGAGCTTCGAgaatcttcttcttttct ACTCAGGAGTTCTAGAAGCTATATCACAGGAAGTTCAAATG TTCCTCAATTCTACAGCCACGGCGCATCTTCTTGTCTATATAAGACAGATACTAATGCTCTTCCATGGACTTGTAGAAGCGCTATGACACTTCGTTCTACCATG GCTGCTGAATTCTTGATCTTTTTGAATGACAAAAAGTCTGTAAGCACACAAGCAAAAGCCCCTGCACAAGCACGGCAAATG GGAGCTCTTAAAGTGTCTATGACCAGCCCTGGATTTGTCTATGAACCTTATGCACCTGGCGAACCAATCTCATTTTGGAAGAG ATATTTCACAAGAAGCGGTtggagaagaacaaaggatgatatCAAGTCGGAG CTCAAAAGTGCCTATGCCATTGCCAAGTTAAGGAGATCTGGATACTCAAAAAACCAGTTCTATAAGGAGGCCGTTGAACTATTCAAGGAG ATAAACACTCTAATGGCGAATGGTGACAAAACAACATTACGAAAAGTAGTTACAGAGAATATGTTCTCT GCACTCaagaatgaaattaagaaaagggAATCTGTCTGGAGTCAGGTTTACTGGGAGATGGTTGAACCTATTGTTAAAATACGAACTTTGCGAGCTCGACTG ATTGGTGTTGATAAGAATGACATAAATAAAGCTTTCATACAACTTACTCTTGAGTTTCTGTCTAAGCAG AAATTTGAAGCATATGATTCAAAAGGTGCTGTTGTTGCTGGAGATAGAACTAAGGAG GTCCTTGTTCGTGATATCTGGGTATTTGAGAAGTCTCTCTTTCATCCTGGAGCTTACTGGCGTCTTTGTGGGCGAATCAAAGTGTGA